A portion of the Pirellulales bacterium genome contains these proteins:
- a CDS encoding FliA/WhiG family RNA polymerase sigma factor — protein sequence MATAVAQDDIQELWLKFKEDTSSQDLRNRLVEQYLPLVKYNGERIWARLPEGVELDDLVSAGVFGLMDAIDAFDLSRGVKFETYCVPRIRGAMLDELRTMDWVPRLVRSKASKLNEAMKTLEAKLGRTPSEIEMSGHMQISVPELEKMMLEANAVNLISLNKKWYETDSYKDVREIDILEDKRGEDPTRRIQKTDLMRLVTKGLNRNERLIIILYYYEELTMKEIGATLDLSESRVSQMHSSIVQRLQSQLCRRRPEFAG from the coding sequence CGCAACCGCTTGGTGGAGCAATACCTGCCGCTGGTGAAGTACAACGGCGAGCGCATTTGGGCCCGGCTGCCCGAAGGCGTGGAATTGGACGATCTGGTCTCGGCCGGCGTGTTCGGCCTGATGGATGCCATCGACGCGTTTGATTTGTCGCGCGGCGTAAAATTCGAAACCTATTGCGTGCCGCGAATTCGCGGGGCCATGCTCGACGAGCTGCGAACCATGGACTGGGTGCCACGCTTGGTTCGCTCCAAGGCCAGTAAATTGAACGAGGCCATGAAAACACTGGAAGCCAAATTAGGCCGCACCCCCAGCGAAATTGAAATGTCTGGGCACATGCAGATTTCAGTGCCCGAGCTGGAAAAAATGATGCTGGAGGCCAACGCCGTTAACCTCATCAGCCTGAACAAAAAATGGTACGAAACCGACAGCTACAAAGACGTGCGCGAAATCGACATTTTGGAAGATAAGCGCGGCGAAGATCCGACGCGGCGGATTCAGAAAACCGACCTGATGCGGCTAGTGACGAAAGGCCTGAACCGCAACGAACGGCTGATCATCATTCTGTATTACTACGAAGAGCTGACGATGAAGGAGATCGGCGCCACGCTCGATCTTTCCGAAAGCCGCGTCAGCCAAATGCACAGCTCCATTGTGCAGCGTCTGCAGAGCCAACTTTGCCGCCGCCGGCCGGAGTTTGCAGGCTGA